The genomic interval TCGGCGGACGGTGTCATTATCGGCGGCGCCAGCCGGATCGACCTGTCGCTGCTGACCGGCGAGAGCGCGCCGCAGGCCGTAGGGCTCGGCGATCCGGTCCACGCCGGGACGCTGAATATCGAGGCCCCGATCCGCGTCCGGGTGACCGCGGCGGGCGCCGACACCGCGATCGCCGACATCGCGCGGCTGATGGGCGAAGCGGCGCAGGGCAAGTCGCGCTATGTCCGCATCGCCGACCGCGCGGCGCGCTATTATGCGCCCGCGGTCCACACGCTGGCGCTGCTCGCCTTCGCCGGATGGATGATCGCGGGCGCGGGCTGGCATCACAGCCTGCTGATCGCGGTCGCGGTGCTGATCATCACCTGTCCCTGCGCGCTCGGCCTCGCGGTGCCGGCGGCACAGATCGTCGCGGCGGGCACGCTGATGCGCGTCGGGGTGCTGGTGAAGGACGGGTCGGCGCTCGAACGGCTGGCCGAGGTCGACCGCGCGATGATCGACAAGACGGGAACGCTGACGCTCGGCCGCCCGGTCGCGACCAATCTGGACGAGGCGGACACGGCCGCGCGTGGATTGTTGCTCGCGCTCGCACGCGCCAGCCGTCATCCGCTCAGCGAAGCACTGACCCGCGACCTGACGGCGATGGAGGTGACGCCAGTCGCGGTCGCGGCGATCCGCGAGACTCCCGGCTTTGGGGTCGAGGCCCTCTGGGAAGGGCACCGCGTGACGCTCGGCCGCCCGGCGCGGCTGGCCGCCGACAGCGCGCTGGCGACCGAACTTGTGGTCGATGGGGTTCCGGCGATCACCGTCCGCTTCGCCGACGCGCTGCGTCCCGACGCCGCCCAAACGATCGCCGCGCTGGAACAGGCGGGCGTCGCGCCGACCATCTTGTCGGGCGACCGCGCCGCCGCCGTCGCGCCGGTCGCGCGCGCGCTCGGCCTCACCGCCCAGACCGGCATGAGCCCGCAGGACAAGCTTGCCGCCATCGCGCGGCAGGCGGCGGCGGGGCACAAGGTGCTGATGATCGGCGACGGGCTCAACGACGGCCCCGCGCTCGCCGCGGGGCACGCCTCGATCGCGCCCGGCTCGGCGAGCGACGCGGGCAAGAATGCCGCCGACTGCATCTTCCTCGGCGACCGGCTGATGCCGGTGGTGCAGGCGATCCGCGTCGCGCGGCGGACGCAGGCGATCGTGCGGCAGAATTTTGCGCTCGCGATCGGCTATAATATCATCGCGGTGCCGCTCGCCTTCATGGGATATGTGACGCCGCTGGTCGCCGCCATCGCCATGTCGGGATCGTCGCTGATCGTCGTCAGCAACGCGCTGCGGCTGAAGGGAGCGGCGCGGTGAACGGGCTGCTTGTCCTGATTCCGGTCGCGCTCGGCCTCGGGCTGATCGGCCTCGCTGCCTTCTTCTGGTCGCTGCGCGGCGGGCAGTTCGACGATCTCGACGGCGCCGCGCTGCGCATCTTCGTCGAGGAAGAGGAGGAGGACGCGCGATGACCGCGCCCGGTGTCGTCCTGATGCTTGGCGCGGCGGCGCTGATGCAGCCGCCTGCCGCGGAGGCACATGTGCTGACGATCCCGGCATGCGGCGGCGCATCGCACCGGATGATCGTCCCCGGCGATCCCGCCGACCCCGAACAGCGCCGCGACTGCGCCAAGGCCTGCCACGCGGTCGGCGAGCGGCGCGGTAAACGGGCGGGGCCGAAGGGCTGCTGCTAGGGCCGCGCCCCGGAGTTGGGGATTTGGATTGGCATCGTCATTGCGAGCGAAGCGAAGCAATCCAGAGTTGGCGCAAACCGCCCTGGATTGCTTCGCTTCGCTCGCAATGACGAACGAGGATTGATCCCGGTCAATGTCGCGGCGGACGTTTGCCCATAGGATGCGCGCATGTGGTCCTATCACCCCGATCTGCTCGCAAAACCGGTGCCGCGCTACACCAGCTATCCGACGGCGATGGAATTCGCCGAAGACGTCGGCGCCCACGATTATGCGCAGGCGCTCGATGCGGTGGAATCGGCGACGCCGGTCTCGCTCTATGTCCACATCCCCTTTTGCGAAAGCATCTGCTGGTATTGCGGCTGCAACACCGGCGCGGCGGGGCGCAAGCAGCGGCTCGACGATTATCTGACGGCGCTCAGGGCGGAGATCGCGCTCGTTGCGAAGCGGCTGGGCGGACGCGGGCGCATTCGCCGCATCGCCTTCGGCGGCGGCAGTCCGAATGCGATCGCGCCGGTCGAGCTGGTGCGCCTGCTCGACCTGCTGCTTACCGTCTTCGACGCGCACCGGCCCGACGTTTCGATCGAGCTCGACCCGCGCGGCTTCTCGTCTGAATGGGCGCTGGTGCTCGCGGCGGCGCAGGTCACCCGGGTCAGCCTCGGCGTCCAGACCTTCGCGCCGCACGTCCAGCAGGCGATCGGGCGCATCCAGCCGCTTTCGCATATCGAGCGCGTCGTCGCCGCGCTGCGCCTGCGCGGCATCGATGCGATCAACTTCGATCTGATGTACGGGCTGCCGGGACAGGGCCTCGCCGATCTCGACGCGACGCTCGACGAAACCATCCGCCTCGCGCCAAGCCGAATCGCGCTCTTCGGCTATGCGCATCTTCCCGATATGATCCCGCGTCAGCGACGGATCGATGCCGCGAACTTGCCCGACGCGCGGCTGCGCTTCGATCAGGCGCGGCTCGGCTATCGGCGCCTGACGGCGGCCGGCTATGTCCCCGTCGGCTTCGATCATTTCGCGCGCGCCGACGACCCGCTCGCCATCGCGGCGCGCGAAGGCCGGGTGAACCGCAATTTCCAGGGCTTTACGGAGGACGACACGCCGGTGCTGCTCGGCTTCGGCGCCAGCGCGATCGGCAAATTCCCCGACCTGATCGTGCAGAATGAAAAAAAGTCCGGCCTCTATCGCGTCCTCGCCGATGCCGGGCGGCTCGCCGTGGTGAGAGGGGTGAGGGTCGATGCGGAGGAGCAGCGGCGCGGCCGGCATATTCGCGATCTGCTATGCAACGGGCGCGCGTATCTGGATGCTGACGAGGTCGCGCCGGCGCGGAGCGCGCTGTCGGATTTCGAGCGGCGCGGCATCATCGCGTGGGAGGAGGACGCCCTCATGATCCGCGATTGCGGCCTGCCTTATGCGCGCCACGTCGCCGCGCGGTTCGACCGCATCCGCGGAGACATCCGGCCGGGTCAACCCGATCGCCGCCTGTGACCTTGTCGGGGCCAGCCGGACGCTCCAATGCTATCCCGGAACTCCGCTTTCGGCGCGAGCTTCCGCGAAGGCCGGCAAAGGCCGGTTCCCCCGCTTCTCCGACCGGGCCGCAAGTTCGGCAATATGCTGCGCGAGGAGATCGACGGTATCGACGCGGGCGTCCCAGGCGAACATGAATCGCGCGCATCCGCCGATGAAGGTGTAGAAGCGCCAGCCTCGCGTGCTCAATGCTTCGAGCAGGCTCTCCGGCGCTTGAAGAAATACGGCATTGGCCTGGACCGGGAAAGCGAGGCTGACACCGGGAAGGCCCTCGATCGCCGCGGCGAGCCGGGTGGCGCAGCCGTTCGCATGTTCGGCATTGCGAAGCCAGGCGCCGCTCTCGAACAGGCCGATCCACGGGGCGGCGAGGAAACGCATCTTCGACGCGAGTTGGCCGGCCTGCTTGCAGCGATAGTCGAAATCGGTCGCGAGCGCGGTGTCGAAAAACACGATCGCCTCGCCGGCCGCCATGCCGTTCTTGGTGCCGCCGAAGCAGAGGACGTCGACGCCCGCGCGCCAGCTCAGGTCGGCGGGCGCGCATTGCAGTGTCGCGCAGGCGTGGGCGAAGCGCGCGCCGTCCATGTGCAGCTTGAGCCCGAGCTCGCGGCATGTCGCCGAAATCGCGCGGATCTCGCCGATCGTATAGACTTGGCCGGTCTCGGTCGGCTGGGTGATCGTCACGACTCGCGGCTTCGGGAAGTGAATGTCGGACCGGCTCGTCGCGAGCGCGCGGATCGCTTCGGGGGTCAGCTTGCCGTCGGCGGTTTGCGCAACGAGCAGCTTCGACCCGTTCGAGAAGAATTCGGGAGCGCCGCACTCGTCGGTCTCGACGTGCGACGAGGCGGAGCAAATGACGCTGTGATAGGATTGGCATAGCGCCGCGAGCGCCAGCGAATTCGCCGCCGTGCCGTTGAATGCGAAGAATATCTCGCAGCGCGTGTCGAACAGCCTCCGGAAAGCGTCGGCCGCGCGCTGGGTCCATTCATCGTCGCCATAGGCGGGGGCCGAGGCCGAATTGGCGGCCGCCATCGCATCCCAGGCTTCGGGACAGATGCCCGCATAATTGTCGCTGGCGAATTGTTGCGCGGCCATCGCATCCCAGGCTTCGGGACAGATGCCCGCATAATTGTCGCTGGCGAATTGTTGCGCCCTGCTTGTCACGTCGAAATCCTTCCTTCGGCAGAGGGGAGGCGGTTCGACGCAGGTGCGGCTTGGGGTCCCGTTGGTTGCCGGTCCGGCCACATCCCCCGCGGATTGCGGGGTACCACCTTGCTCGGGAGCAGGTTGGTGCCGGGCGTCGGCCCGACTCTTGATGTGCGGCGGGCCCTAGGCGCCGCCGGAAATCCTGTCAACGTCATTGCCCGCTCGCCCCCGGGGATGCGGCCGGCAATTCGCATCGGGTCGAGCGAATCGAGGGTGGCGAGGCGATGCGCTGCGGACATGCGCATCGGCTAATCTCGTGAGATTTTTCTGTCTATAAATTTTAATGACAAAAAACTGTCATTAGCTCGGTAAGCCTATGCGTTCATTCTCGGACGCGGCGGCTGGTGGCCGGCATAGCCGGTGAACGTCTGATGGAGCCGCGTGAGCGTTTCGAGCCGGGCTTCGACCTTGGTGCCGATCTGCTTGATCACGCTGTTCACCATCAGGTTCACCGCGCAGACGAGCGCGACCGGCGAACTCCAGAACATGCCCGTCTGCGTCGGTACCGCGAGCACGTGCGGTGTGAAGCGGGGCGCCCAGTCGCAGAACAGGTCGGTCAGGACGATCAGCGGAATGCCTTGCTGGCTCGCCTGTTCGGCGATCAGATAGGATTGCCGCGAATAGCGCCGAATATCGATGACCACGAGGCACCGGTCGTCGCCGTCGTCGGCCGCGAACACATCGGCGTAATTGCCGGCGGTCAGATCGACGAGACACACGCCGTCGCGCATGAATTGCAGATGGTTGGCAAGCAGCATCGCTATGCCGCGCTCGGTCTGAAAACCCGCGATCTGGACCGTGCGCGACCGGGCGAGCAGCGTGGCCGCCGCTTCCCATTGCGGCGTTTCGGCGAGGCGATAGACCGCGAGCAGCGACTTCATCTCGCGCTGCATCGATCCGTCCGCCTCGTCCGGAAGACCGGGCGTATCGACGAAGTGCCGGAGCTGTTCGCCGACCAGCCACGGAAAGCCTTCCTCGCTGCTGTCCTTGAGTTCGTTCTTCATCGCCTTGAAATTGCGATAGCCGAGCTTGCGGGTGAAACGCCCGATCGTGATTTCGCTGACCCCGACCTTTCGGGCGAGCGTCATCGCGGTCTCGAAGGCGAGCGTCGCATAATGGCCGAGGATATAGGTCGCGATCGCGCGGTCCGCGGTCGAATAGGTTTCGAGATCGGCTTGCAGGCGCTGGAGAAGCGGCACATTCGGAATGGCGGGCGCTTCGCCTCCCGCCGCATGCGAACCTCGATCCCGCCCGCCTTCCATGACGACCCCTTTCCCGCGCGAATGCGTCGATTTATGTCAGAAATATCGTCAAAACTATCAATTGACAGAAATATGTCAATGGGACTTACTTCCGTCATTCGGCCTCGCTCCTCGATATGGCGCGGAGCCCGGGCGATCGATCGCCGATGAAGGGGGATGTGTGATGACGATGAACCGACAATCTTCTGCGTTTTGCCGGAACAGGCGCATCGCGCCCCGCTTCTGGTGCGCGAGCGGCGCTTTGGCCGCCGCGGCTTTCATGCCTTCGGTGGCGGCCGCGCAGGAAGCTGGCGAGGGCGGCGAGGGCGATGCGATCGTCGTCAGCGGCTATCGCTACCTCAGCGAGGATACGAGCGGCACGACCGGGCTTCCGGTCCCGATCGAGGAGGTGCCGCAGTCGATCAGCCTCGTCAGCAAGGATTTTCTGGACGCCACCGACGCGAGGTCGCTGGGCGACGTCGCGCAATATACGCCGGGAGCATTGTTCGACGGGAATCCCGGCGGGACCTCGTCGATCGTCAAGCTGCGCGGATTTGCGGCGGGCAATGCGATCGACGGGCTGAATGTCGGGGTGCTCGATTACGAGCCCGACTTCGCAACGCTCGAACGGCTCGAAATCGTCAAGGGACCGACCTCGGTCGTTTACGGCGCCGCCAATCCCGGCGGGATCATCAATCAGGTGACGAAGGGCGCGGACCCCGATACGCCGTCGCATATCGCGATTCTCGGCGGCTCGTGGGATCGCTGGCGGCTCGAAGGCCAGGTGGCGACCTCGCTCGACGCACCGGGGACCGTCCATGCGATCGGCGTCGCCGTCCACGAGGAGGGCGGCAGTTTCATGACACGCGTCGATTCCGCCAAGACCGTGCTATATGCGGGGATCGACGCGGAACTGTCGCCCGGTCTCAAGGGCTATCTGCACGGCGGGTACGAGCGTTACCGGCGCACCTCGTTCGACGGCATCCCGACCTTGCCCGATGGGTCGCCCGCGCCTGTCGGCCGGTCCTTCTTCATCGGGTCGGGCGATTTCGATCTCGTGACGCCGGTGGCGCGGGTGAACGGCGGGCTCGACTGGGAGGCGTCGCCGGCGCTGTCGGTCAGCCTCAAGCTCAACTATCTCCGCTCGAACACCACCGGCGAGAGCGGGTTCGGTTTCGATCTTCAGCCCAACGGCGATTTCTTCATCGCGATCAACAATATCACCAAAAGCGTGACGGAGGCCTTCAGCGCCGGGCTGTCGACCGTCTACAAGTTCGACGAGCTCGGGCTTGCCGACAGCTTCGTCACCGTCGCGGCCAATTATCAGAGCTACGACACGCAACAGGCCGGCACGATTCCCGACACGCCGCAGGGCGACGTCGCCAATATCTTCGACGGTGTGGACGCGATCGAGGCGCTTTTCAACACGCGGACCTATCCGGGCATTTTCGATTACAGCCTGAACCGGCGGCTTCGCTATTTCACCCTGTCGACGCAGGCCAATATCAAGATCGCGGGGCCGCTGACCCTGCTCGGCGGCCTGTCATGGGCCAAGCCCGACGTCAGCAAGCAGTCGGGCACGGACGCCTGGCAGGACTTCAGCGGCGACAGTCAGACGAGCCTCCGCCTCGCGGCGACGCTGGAGCCCGTGAGGGGCCTCAATCTCTACGCATCGTACAGCGAGTCCTTCCAGCCGCAGCTCTTCATCGACGCGGTCGGCGACGTGCTGCCGCCGCTGACCGGCGAGCAATATGAAATCGGCTTCAAATATGTGTCGCCCGATCGGCGGTTACTCCTCACCGGGGCGCTGTTCGACGTCCGGCAGGCCAACCAGGCGCGATACGACCAGACCATTGACCTGATCGACCGCTATGCGCCGGTCGGCAAGGTCCGGCACCGCGGGTTCGAATTGCAGGCGGTGGGCGAGATTGCAAAAGGCTGGCAGGTCAACGCCGGCCTCGCCATTCTCGATCCGACGATCCGCAAGGACGACGATCCGGCGCTGATCGGCAAGACGCTGACCTTTCTGCCGAAAAGCACCGCCAGCATCTATTCGAGCTATGAGTTCGCCGGCGGCGCCTTCGTCGGCGGCGGGGTCCGCTATGTCGGTTCGGTGAAAACCGACATCGACCGCACGACCCGCGACTTGCCCTCCTATATGTTGGTCGATGCGTCGGCGGGATATGATTTCGGCCGCTTTCGCGCGCAACTCAACGTCAAGAACCTGTTCGACAAGCATTATTTCGTGAACAATTACCAGACGCTCTTTTATGGCAATGTCGTCGGCGAACCGCGCAGCGTGACGGTTTCGCTGCGCGCGAATTTCTGACCCTGTGCCGGGGATGGCCGATGGGAAGCGGGTCTTGACGATCGAACGGGCGGCGCGGGGAGCCGCGCTCCTGCTCGCGGCCACCGTCCTGCTCGCGGAGCTTCCCGCCGCCGCGTCGCCGGCCGCGACCGTCCACGACATCGTCTATCGCGGCGCGCGCGCGATCGATCCCGAAACCGGGCTCGACGCGGTGCGCGACATCGCGGTCGATGGCGCGCGGATCGCCGCGGTCAGCGAGGTGCAGCTCGAGGGGCGGCGCGTGATCGATGCGCGCGGGCTCGTCGCGGCGCCGGGGTTCATCGACATTCATTCGCACGCGACGACCCGCGAAGCGGCGGGCTATCAGGCAAAGGACGGCGTGACGACGCGGCTCGAACTCGAGATCGGAGCCTGGCCGGTGTCTTCCTGGTATGAAGCGAAGCGCGGGCGCGAGCTTCTGAACTATGGCACCAGCGTAAGCCATACGGCGCTGCGCTATTTCATCCAGAAGGGCGAGGGGACGGCAGGCCTTGCGGCACTGCGCGACCCGATGGAGAAATTCGGCGCGAAGGAAGCGGACGAGCCCTTGTCCGGCGCGGCGGCCGAGCGGCTGTCGGTGCTGCTCGAACAGGGCGTTCGCGAAGGCGCGATCGGCATCGGCAGCGGCACCCAATATGCGCCGGGCATCACGCGTCGCGAGATGCTGGATGTGACGGCGGTCGCCGCGCGGACGGCGACTTGTCTCTTCACCCACATCCGCTACGGCAGCCTCGTCGAGCCCGACAGCACATTCGAGGCGGTGCAGGAAAGCATCGGCAACGCGGCGGTCACCGGGGCCTGCGTGCATGTCGCGCATATCAACAGCATGGCGATGCGCGATGCGCCTTTCATGGCGGCGCTGATGCGCGATGCGCGGGCGCGCGGCGTCGACATCACGACCGAAACCTATCCCTGGGGCGGATCGGTCGATGCCGTGCGCAGCCATTTCTTCGACCCGGGCTGGGAAAGGCGCTGGGGCGTCGGCGTCGGCGACCTGCAGTCGCGCCGCACGGGCAAACGGCTGACGCAAGCCGAATTCGACGCGCTCCGCGGGGGCAGCGAGGACGACGGGGTCATCATGCACATGAACAGCGAAGCGACGATCGCAGGGCTGCTGCGGGAGCCGGCGATGCTGGTCGCGAGCGATGGCGGCCGGATCGAAGGGCCGAACGGCCATCCGCGCTCCGCCGGGAGCTTCGCGCGCCTCCTCGGCCATTATGTGCGCGAGACGCGAACGCTCGGCCTGGCCGATGCGCTGCGCAGGGTGACGCTGCTGCCCGCGCAGCGGCTCGAAGGCTTTGTTCCGGCGATGAAGCGCAAGGGCCGGCTCCAGCCCGGCATGGACGCCGACGTCGTCCTTTTCGATCCGCGGACGGTCGGTACGCGCGCGACCTATGGCGATGCGGCCCGTTATTCGGACGGTTTTCGCTATGTCATGGTGAACGGCGTACTCGTCGTCGATGGCGGCAGACTTGTGAAGGACGTCAGTCCCGGACGCCCTGTTTTTTCCAGGTCCAGACCATGAACGCCCCGTTCGATCGCAGCGCGGCGGCGCCCGGCGCCGGTGCGGCGGATCTCGACCTTCCGAAACCCTATCTGCTGTTCCTCGGCGACGCGGCGGACACGACCTTTCTGAAGACGGGGCTGGGTCTGCGCGACTGGGCGCCAGAGCTTTGCATCGCCGAGCATAAATGCGCGGGCGCGGCAGCGACGCTCGGCATCCCGGAGATGACGCCGCGCGAGGCCCATGCGGCGGGCGCGCGGGCGCTCGTCCTTTCCGCGGCGTCGATCGGGGGCGCGATCCGCGAAGCCTGGCTTCCCTATCTGGTCGAGGCGCTCGAAGCGGGGCTCGACCTCATCGGCGGAACGCACGACCGGCTCGGCGACAGTCCGCCGCTCCGTCAGGCGGCGCAGGCGCACGGGCGCCGCCTCATCGATGTTCGCGTCCCGCCGCCGGGCCTGCCGGTCGCGACCGGGCGGCGGCGGAGCGGCAAAAGGCTGCTGACCGTCGGCACCGACTGCGCGCTCGGCAAGAAATATACCGCGCTCGCGCTCGCGGAGGCTTTTCGCGCGCGCGGAATCGACGCCGATTTCCGCGCGACGGGGCAGACGGGGATCATGATCGCGGGGCGGGGCATTCCGATCGATTCGGTCGTCGCCGATTTCGTCGCGGGCGCCGCCGAGATGCTGAGCCCCGATGCCGATCCCGCGCACTGGGACGTCATCGAAGGGCAGGGCTCGCTTTTCCATCCTTCCTATGCGGGGGTGTCGCTCGGCTTGCTTCACGGCTCGCAGCCCGACATTTTCGTGCTATGCCACGCGCACGGCCGCGAGCGGATCGTCGGCTTGCCCGACTATCCGCTGCCGTCGATCGGCCGCGCCATCGAGATGACGCTGCAGCAGGCGCGGCTCACCAATCCCGGCGTCCGCTGCGCTGGCGTGTCGCTCAACACCGCCGGGCTGACGGTGGAAGAGGCGGAGAAGGCGATAACCGGCCTCACGCGTGAATGGGGTATTGCGGTGGCCGACCCGATGCGCCGCGGCCCCGCCTTCGAACGCCTGGTCGATGGATGCCTCGCATGACCCGCCTGCTGCTCTTCTTCGCTTTCGCGGTTGGTTTCGCGGGGGTCGCGGCCGCCACGGAAAGCGGCAATGCCGGCCGGGATGCGGCGCTCGCCGACATCCGCGCGATGGTGGAGGGCGCGGAAGGGGATGTGGCGCTCGTCGTCGCGATAACCGACCGGGACCGGCTGCTCATGACCGCGTCGCACGGCTATGCCGACATCGACCGGCGGGTGCCGGCGACACCCGACACGCGCTTTGCGATCGGATCGATCTCCAAATCCTTCACGGCGGTCGCGCTCATGCAAATGAGCGACGAGGGGCGCTTCGACCCCGACGCGCCGGTTGCGCGCTACCTGCCGGATTTTCGTCCGCGCGGCACATATGCCCCCATCACCGGCGGGGCGCTGATGTCGCACACATCGGGGCTGCCGAACTATCTGGCGCATGTCGCTTCGATGCGGTTTCTGGTGACCGCATTGGAGGGCTTCGAACCCCGCTACGCTCCCGGCGCGCATTTCTGGTATTCCAATTCGGGCTATCAACTGCTCGGCTATGTCGCCGAGGCGATCGACAAGCGGCCCTTTCCGCTGATCCTGCAGCGGCGCATCCTGGACCCGCTGGGCATGGCCGCGACTTCGCCGCAGATCGACGACAGGCTGCGGCGGCGGATCGCGACAAGCTATGAGCGCGCGCCCGACGGCGGCCTCGCGGTCGCGCCATGGTTCGAGCATATCGCCGCCGACGGCGCGATCGTCTCGACCGCGCCCGATATGACCGCTTATGCCCGGATGCTGCTTGCGCGGGGGAACGCGCCGCGGGGGCGGCTCCTCTCCGAACGCGCCTTCGCCCGCATCGTCACGCCCGTTCGCGACGATTATGGCTATGGCTTCGACATCGCCGACGGCGGCCGGATGCTTTTCCACACCGGATCGATCGCGGGGTTCCAGGCCTATTTCGCGGTCCATCTGGAACAGGGTCTCGGCCTCGTCATCCTCGGCAACGGACCGGCCGACAGGGCGCTGCGCGAGCGCATCGTCGGGCGGCTTTTCGGCAGGACGCCGGCGCCGCAACCCGATCTCGCGTGGCGCGAGCCGACGGGTTTCGCGGCCCGTCTGGTGGGACCGGACGGCCGGACGCTCTGGTTCCGGCCCGGGCCCGCGGGGGAATTGCTGGTCGACGATCGCGGCGAAACGCTGACGCTCGCGCGGATCGGCCGCGAGGCGTGGGGCGCTCACCTCACGCCCACGGGGCCGCGCGCCTATCTTTTCTTTCGCGACGCGTCGGGAAAGGTATCGGACATTGTCGAAGGCGATATGACCTTTGTTCGCGAAGGCGCGGCCTTGCCTTCCGCTGCACCCCCGGCCTATCGTCCGCTCGTCGGGCGATACGCCGCCCATGGCGAAGAGGGGCCAAGCGTTCGCATCTATGCGCATGGCGGAAAGCTCACCATGTCCTACGCCGATTCCAGCCTTCCGATACCGCTCATCGAGGAGCTTCCGGGGCGCTTTCGCTTCGCAACCCCGGCCTACGCGCCCGAGTGGCTCCAATTCGATGCGGTTGCCGGGGGCAAGGCGCAGCGGCTCGTCCTGAGCGGCGTTCCGCTATACCGTATCGATCTGCCGTGATCGTCCTGGGCTGGACGGGCGCGGCCCTCATGGCGCTGCTCTGGGCGATGCCCGCCGCGGCGGCGCCCGCCGACGATGCCTTCATCGCATGGGCGCGGGCCCATGCGGTCGCCCTCCCGGCCTGTTCGTCGATCCGGTCGGGCGGGGATTATGACATGATGGCAAAGGCCGTCGGCGATGCGCGTGTCGTCGCGCTCGGCGAGCCGGCGCATGGCGCGCGCCAACCGCTCGCCCTGCGCAACTGCTTTTTCCGCTATCTCGTCGAAGAGCGGGGGTTTACCGCGATCGCGCTCGAAACGGGCTTCCATGAATCGCGCCGCCTCCGCGACTATGTGGCGGGCGGGAGCGGCGATGCGCGCGAGCTGGCGCGGACCGGCTTCACATGGGGCTTCGGACGCTACGCCGAGAATGTCGAGCTGCTCGAATGGATCCGCGCCTATAATCTGGACCCCGCGAACGCACGCAAGATCGCTTTCTATGGCATCGATATGAGCGGCGGCGACGCCGACGGCGCATGGGCGCGCGCGCGGATCACGCTCGACGCGGGCATCGCCTATCTCGCCCGCGCGGCGCCCGCCCGATCGGCGCACGCACGCGAGGAAGTCGCGCCATTTCTCGAAAGCTTCTCGGCCCCCGGCTACCGCGCCCTCACGGCAAGCGAACGCGCAAGGCTGCGCCGGTCGATCGTCCGCCTCCTCCATGTCTTCGATTCGGATCGAAAGCTGCTCGTCGCTGCGTCCTCCCGGCAGGATTTCGACTGGGCGCGGCAGAATGTCGTGGGCGCGCGGCAACTCGCGGACCTCTTCGACGTCTCCGGCGTCCCCGATCCCCAAGGCCGCCTGCTCCCCGACGATTATCGCGCCGACGCCGCGCGCGATGCCGCGATGGCCGCCAATGCGCTATGGGCGCTGGGTCAGGAAGGACGCGATGGGCGCATCCTGCTCTTCGCGCACAACGGGCATGTGATGAATGCGCATGGCCGCGGCGGTATATGGGCGGTCTATGCGCGGCCGCCCGCCGCGATGGGCGTCCATTTGCGGCGCGCGCTCGGGCGCGACCTCGTGATCTTCGGGAGCAGCTCGTCGATGCGCGACGAGGGAACGGGAGCGCCGGGCACATTGGATACCGCGCTGGCAAAGGCGGGTCCGGAGAATTTCATGCTCGACATGCGTTCGTCATCGGGCGCGCCGGCCCGCTGGCTGTCGCGCGAGCAGTCGATGAGCGTCAACTATTCCACCGAAAATCTCGTTCAGCCGCGGCGTGCGTTCGACCTGCTGCTCTATTTTGGCCGCATGACGCGATCCAACCCGGAAAGGCCCTAGGATCGATACGGTCTAGATCCGGCCCCGAAGGATCGCGTGGGCCC from uncultured Sphingopyxis sp. carries:
- a CDS encoding erythromycin esterase family protein; its protein translation is MIVLGWTGAALMALLWAMPAAAAPADDAFIAWARAHAVALPACSSIRSGGDYDMMAKAVGDARVVALGEPAHGARQPLALRNCFFRYLVEERGFTAIALETGFHESRRLRDYVAGGSGDARELARTGFTWGFGRYAENVELLEWIRAYNLDPANARKIAFYGIDMSGGDADGAWARARITLDAGIAYLARAAPARSAHAREEVAPFLESFSAPGYRALTASERARLRRSIVRLLHVFDSDRKLLVAASSRQDFDWARQNVVGARQLADLFDVSGVPDPQGRLLPDDYRADAARDAAMAANALWALGQEGRDGRILLFAHNGHVMNAHGRGGIWAVYARPPAAMGVHLRRALGRDLVIFGSSSSMRDEGTGAPGTLDTALAKAGPENFMLDMRSSSGAPARWLSREQSMSVNYSTENLVQPRRAFDLLLYFGRMTRSNPERP